The Malus domestica chromosome 13, GDT2T_hap1 genome includes a window with the following:
- the LOC139190931 gene encoding uncharacterized protein, protein MEVVKKEIIKLLDCGVIYPISDSRWVSLVQCVPKKSGVIVVTNAENELVPTRIQTGWRVCIDYRKLNATTRKDHFPLPFINQMLERFLSKIYQTFLKGFQPLYRLFQKDVAFDFKKECTASFKQLKELLTTTLIIVPLDWNLPFELMCDASDYALGAVLGQRKDKRPHIIYYASKVFALKEGSQAKANSMILLLQEFDIEIRDKKGSENVVADHLSRMMHNEEPLPISEMFPDEQLMSIMGIDFMGPFPPSYDFMYILLAVDYVSKWVETIATRTNDSKVVADFIRTNIFARFGMPRVLITDGGSHFFNRTIEALLRKYNVNHKFLHLTILNQMAKLRFRIERSN, encoded by the exons atggaagttgtgaagaaggaaataatcaagcttttagattgtggagtgatctatcctaTTTCTGATAGTCGGTGGGTTTCGCTAGTtcaatgtgttccaaagaaatccggagtaaTTGTGGTGACAAATGCCGaaaatgagcttgtgcctactcgaatccaaacaggttggagggtgtgtatcgattataggaagctcaacgccaccactaggaaggaccacttcccctTGCCATTCATtaatcaaatgcttgagag gtttcTGTCGAAGATTTATCAAACATTTCTCAAAGGTTTCCAACCTCTTTACCGTCTCTTTCaaaaagatgtggcgtttgacttcaaaaaggagtgcacggcatcctTCAAACAACTCAAAGAGTTGCTGACCACGACTCTCATTATTGTTCCACTGGATTGGAaccttccttttgagctcatgtgtgacgcatccgattatgctttaggggctgttttaggacaaaggaaggataAGAGGCCGCATATCATCTACTATGC ctctaaAGTATTTGCTCTCAAAGAAGGAAGCCAAGCCAAGGCTAATTCGATGATATTGcttcttcaagagttcgatattgagattcgagacaaaaagggaagtgaaaacgtggtggctgaccacctaagccgtatGATGCATAATGAGGAGCCCCTACCCATTTCTGAAATGTTTcctgatgaacaattgatgtccattatg ggtattgattttatgggtccctttcctccCTCGTAtgatttcatgtatattttgcttgcggttgattatgtgtcgaagtgggtggaaacaatagccacccggactaatgattctaaagtggttgcagattttattagaactaacatatttgcaaggtttggcatgccacgggTACTCATAACTGATGGAGGGTCTCACTTTTTCAATCGAACCATtgaggcgttattgaggaagtacaatgtcaaccataagtttctacaccttaccatccttaACCAAATGGCAAAGCTGAGGTTTCGAATCGAGAGATCAAACTGA
- the LOC139190932 gene encoding uncharacterized protein: MDIDAAGLHRKLQLNELEEIRNEAYENARIYKEKTKAFHDKMIRSKTFSIRQKVLLFNSRLCLFLVQIQSLKTQQEFKVNGHRLKAYYEAFEEHVVENVPLHAVSPVQA, encoded by the exons atggacattgatgccgCCGGTcttcatagaaagcttcaattgaatgagcttgaggaaattaggaatgaagcttatgagaatgctcgtatttacaaggagaagacgaaggcattccatgacaagatgattcgtagTAAGACGTTCTCTATAaggcagaaagtgttactcttCAATTCCCGTCTTTGTTTGTTTCtgg tccaaatacaaagtttgaagacgcaacaagaattcaaggtgaatgggcatcgtttgaaggCCTATTATGAGGCATTTGAagagcatgttgtggagaatgtacccctccatgccgtgagccctgttcaagcttaa